One Pseudomonas sp. MM213 genomic window, TAGTGCTGATCAACCTGTCCCTGGGCGTCGGCGAATTCGCCAAGACCGGCTGGGTTGCCTATCCACCGCTGTCGGGCCTGCAATACAGCCCTGGCGTGGGGATGGATTACTACATCTGGGCGCTACAGCTATCGGGTCTGGGTACGACGCTGACCGGGGTTAACTTCCTGGCGACCGTGCTGAAAATGCGTACCCCTGGCATGAAGCTGATGGACATGCCGATCTTCACCTGGACCTGCACCTGGGCCAACGTCCTGATCGTGGCTTCGTTCCCGATCCTGACCGCTACCCTGGCACTGCTGACGCTTGACCGTTACATGGATTTCCACATTTTCACCAATGAACTTGGTGGCAATCCGATGATGTACGTCAACCTGTTCTGGGCCTGGGGTCACCCCGAGGTTTACATCCTGATTCTGCCGGCGTTCGGGATCTTCTCCGAAGTCATCTCGACCTTCTCCGGCAAGCGTCTGTTCGGCCACCACTCGATGATCTACGCCTCGGGCGCGATCTCGATCCTGGGCTTCATGGTCTGGCTGCACCACTTCTTCACCATGGGTTCGGGTGCCAGCGTCAACGCCTTCTTCGGTCTGGCGACGATGCTGATTTCGATCCCGACGGGGGTGAAGCTATTCAACTGGCTGTTCACCATCTACCAGGGCCGTCTGCGTTTCACCAGCCAGGTTCTGTGGACCCTGGGCTTCATGGTGACCTTCGCCATCGGCGGCATGACCGGCGTACTGCTGGCCATTCCGGGTGCCGACTTCGTTCTGCACAACAGCCTGTTCGTGATCGCGCACTTCCACAACGTGATCATCGGCGGCGCGGTATTCGGTTACATCGCAGGCTTCGGCTTCTACTTCCCTAAAGCGTTCGGCTTCAAGCTGCACGAAGGTTGGGGCAAGGCAGCGTTCTGGTTCTGGATCACCGGCTTCTTCGTCGCGTTCATGCCGCTCTATGTACTGGGCTTCATGGGCATGACCCGTCGTCTGAACGCCACCACCAACCCTGAGTGGGTGCCGTACCTGTACGTCGCCATGTTCGGTGCGGTGATGATCGCCGTCGGCATCGCTTGCCAGCTGATTCAGCTGTACGTCAGCGTGCGTGATCGCAACAAGCCAGAAAACATGTGCGAACACGGCGACCCGTGGAATGCACACACCCTGGAATGGTCGACCTCGTCGCCACCACCGTTCTACAACTTCGCGGTCCTGCCAAAAGCAGAAACCATCGATCCGTTCACCGAAGCCAAGGAAAACGGTACTGCGTACAAGGCTCCGGCCAAGTACGAGCCGATCCACATGCCAAACAACACCGCGACCGGTGTGGTCATGGGTGCTCTGTTGACCGTGTTCGGTTTCGCGATGATCTGGCACATCTGGTGGTTGGCTGCATTCGGCCTGATCGGCACCGTGGTGTACTTCGTGATCCACGCTGCACGTGATGATCAAGGCTATATGGTGCCGGTCGACGTGATCGAGCGCATCGAAGCCGAGCAGCACAAGCGTCTGGTAGCGGCCGGGAAAGTTCCAGCCACCGCCACCCGTGTTGAAACCTCGTTGGAACAGGCTTAAACCATGTCGAACTTAGTGACCAATGCTGGACACACCCATGTCGATGGACATGGGCACGATGACCATCACCACGACTCGGGCGAGATGACCGTATTCGGTTTCTGGCTCTACCTGATGACCGACTGCATCCTGTTTGCATCGATCTTCGCGGCGTACGCGGTACTGGTTAACAACGTAGCGGGTGGCCCGTCGGGCCACGACATCTTCGAACTGCCTTACGTACTGGGCGAAACCGCTCTGCTGCTGTTCAGTTCGATCACCTACGGCTTCGCCATGCTGGCGTTGTTCAAGGGCAAGAAGAACCAGGTCCTGGGCTGGCTGGCCATGACCTTCCTGTTCGGCGCCGGCTTCATCGGCATGGAAATCAACGAGTTCCACGTGTTGATCTCCGAGGGCTTCGGTCCTAGCCGCAGCGGCTTCCTGTCCGGGTTCTTCACCCTGGTCGGCACCCACGGTCTGCACGTGACCAGCGGTCTGATCTGGATGGCGATCATGATGTACCAGGTGCAGAAAAACGGCCTGACGGCGACCAACAAGACCCGTCTGAGCTGCCTGAGCCTGTTCTGGCACTTCCTGGACGTGGTGTGGATCTGCGTATTCACCGTTGTTTATCTGATGGGGACTATGTAAATGGCTAACGCTCATTCCCACGATAGCCACGACGCCGGCCACGGCAGCGTCAAGTCCTACGCTATCGGTTTCATCCTCTCGGTCATCCTGACAGTCATTCCTTTCGGTCTGGTGATGTACCCATCGCTGCCGAAAGCCTTGACCCTGTGGATCGTACTGGCCTTCGCAGTGATCCAGGTGCTGGTGCACCTGGTGTACTTCCTCCACCTGGACCGTTCGGCCGCGCAGCGTAACAACGTGATTGCGTTTGTGTTCGCCGCGATCGTGATCGTCCTGCTGGTTGGCCTGTCGCTGTGGATCATGTTCAGCATCCACACCAACATGATGGCGCACTGAGGTAAATCCGGATGTCCTTGAAGCACTTTATCCAAATCACCAAACCGGGGATCATTTTCGGTAACGTGCTTTCAGTGGCAGGCGGATTTTTCCTGGCCTCGAAAGGGCATGTCGATCTGGCCATCTTCCTGGCCGCCATGATCGGCACTTCCCTGGTGGTGGCATCCGGTTGCGTGTTCAACAACTGCATCGACCGCGACATCGACATCAAGATGGAACGCACCAAGAACCGGGCGCTGGTTCAGGGCTTTGTCTCCCTGAAACTGGCCCTGGCCTTCGCGACCGTCCTGGGTGTTGCCGGCGTTGCGTTGCTGTACAAGGTGGCCAATCCGTTGGCTGCGCTGTTCGCCGTGATCGGTTTCGTCATCTACGTCGGCTTCTACAGCCTGTACCTCAAGCGCAAGTCGGTTCACGGCACGCTGGTGGGCAGTCTGTCGGGCGCGATGCCGCCGGTGATCGGCTATGTCGCGGTGAGCAACACCTTCGACATGGCTGCACTGACGCTGCTGGTGATGTTCAGCCTGTGGCAGATGCCGCATTCCTATGCCATCGCGATCTTCCGCTTCAACGATTACCTGGCCGCATCGATTCCGGTGCTGCCAGTGAAGCGCGGGATTCAAGTGGCCAAGAAGCACATCCTGATCTACATCCTGGCCTTCCTCGTGGCGACCTTGATGCTGACCTTCAGCGGTTACGCCGGCATGAGCTACCTCGCCGTCGCCGCGGCCATGGGCATGTACTGGTTGTACATGGCCTGGACCGGCTACAAGGCAGTGGATGACACGGTCTGGGCACGCAAGCTGTTCGTGTTCTCGATCTTCACCATTACCGCGTTGAGCGTGATGATGTCCCTGGACTTCAAAGTGCCGACCGAGCTGTTGCTGACGTACGCGCCTTAAGCGTTGGATGCTGTAAAGAAAAACCCCGCCCTTTGAGAGAAGGAGCGGGGTTTTTTATTGCCCGTATTCTGGTGGACCGAGTTGCCTGCATCGCGAGCAAGCTTGCTCCTGCAATGGATCGGCGTTGCTCCACATCTTGAGCACGACACAGACCCCTGTAGGAGCAAGCTTGCTCGCGATGGCGGTCTGACAGACGACAACGATTGATCGGTAAAACTGCAGAAACTTCCCACACAGCTTTCAGGTTGTCGGTCGGAAGTCGCCTCTCTAACTTCGGGACGTGCGCAATTAGCGGCAGAGGTATTCGCGCGCCGCGCCACGCTCCGAGAGTACTAGAGGATCGACAATGGCAGTGCAGGACGCAATTACCCCGAGCGTCAATACGAGTAAGGCATTGGGCCAAGCTCTGATTTCGATGTTCAAATCCCTCGAAGCGGAACTGGTACTTGAGGGAGCAGAGTCGGGGGCAGTCAAAATTATCGTGTTTGGTGGTTGTGCAGTTCATCTGTATACAAATCATCGTTTTTCGACAGACGTCGATGCCGAGATTTACGAGGCAAATGTCCCTGAAGCTCTTCACCTTCAAACCATGCTTGCGCAGATACCCGAGCAGTTTGTGGATGAGCAGTCAGGTCGGTTAATGGAGCTGAACTATGACCTCCAGTACAACACCAGTTTCGGCCCAATTCACGAGGATTATTGGGAGCGGAGCCTTCCGCTCACGGAGTTTCCAATTGAATCGCCTCTGTACGTGCACATAGCGGCACCGGTCGATATTGCGATATCAAAACTGGGCAGAGCGACCGAGCAGGACGTCAGCGATATCAGGGCGCTTCTGCGGAGCGGCTTCATACTGAGTGCCGATTTCCATCGGCTGGCATTGCAGGCAATTGATGTATATGTTGGGAATAAAGAGCCTCCAACCTCCGTTTTAACTCAAATTCTGGAAGACTACCTGGAGAATACGGATGAAGAGTTCGTTTGATGGCCACGTCCTCTCATCGGCCTTGGACACACTGGTCAAGAGCCCATTAAATCAAGCCGATGACACTGCGCTGGTGAGTGCCGCGAAAGAGGTCTGGTACTCAAACTCGAATCTGAAAAGTGAAGTCACGGCCTTTTTGAGTTGCCACACGGATGATGTGGAAGTTCGTCGAGCAGGCTACTTGCTTGAGCGATTCACTCGCTTTGCCTGCGTTTCCGAATGCCGCGTGTCGGAAGCCCTCAGTGCCCTCGAGCTTTTTACGCATTCGACATCCAGGCAGGCGGTTATGCCGATGGCTGTTCTACCACTTCGCCTTCGTCGGGATGAGCTAGCCGTCTCGTGGGGGTTGAGTGAAGGGCTTGGGTTGAAGGCTCAAACGCTCATGCCTTTCCAGACTCGGCATTATGAGGCCGAGCAGCGTGCGACTAGGAGTTGATCCATGAGAGCGGTCGCTGGGGATGTCATGCCGCAAGAAAATTATGCCGGACACGAGCTCGGCCACAACACATAACCGCTCGCTCCTACAGGACGGTGGTGGTCAGTTATTCACTTGGTGTGTCGAGCAACCGAAAAAACCGCTCCCGCACCTGAACGTTGTCGCTGTGCGCCACGTTGAAACGCAGGAAGTGGCTGGCATCCGCTGCTTTGCTGAGCAAGGTGCCGGGCGCCAGCACCAGGTCGATGTCCAGGCCTTTCCTCGCCAGCGTTTCGGCATGATGCCCTTCGGGCAATCGCGTCCAGATAAACAACCCTTCATGGGGCAGCGATGACACCGAGCAACCGGCTTCCATCAGCCAACTGCTTACCCGACTGCTCGCCTCGTAAAGCCGATCCACCGTGCGCCGGGTGTGTTTGGCGTAGCTGCCGTCGCTGAGCATCGTGCAGATAATCTGCTCCGCCAGTTCCGACGTCATGCCACCGCATGCCATTTTCAGGGTGACCATCCGTGCCGCCAGTTGCGGCGAAAGCACCGCATAGCTGACCCGACTGTTCGCCGTCAGGGTCTTGGAGAAACCGGAGACGTAACTGACATTGTCCAGCCCGCCCGCTGCCAGGCGCGGGGTCGTTCGTTGCTGCATGTCGCAATACAAATCGTCTTCGAGGATGTGAAAACCGTAACGGTGGCTCAACTCCAGCAAGCGATAGACCTGCGCCGGGGAGAATGAGTGTCCGGTCGGATTGTGCAGGGTGTTATTGGTCATGTAGAGCACGGGCCGATGGACAATCAGCAATTGCTCGAAGGCGTCCAGGTCCATGCCGTCCGCGCCACGGGGGATGGTGATGACCCGGGCGCCATGCAGGGCCAGGTTGGTGTGCATGGTGAAGTAACACGGATCGTCGAGCAGCACCGTGTCGCCGGGTTTGACCAGCAGGCGCATCAGCATGTCGATGGCCTGCACGGTGTTGGCGGTGGTGATGATCTGGTCCACCGGCACTTCGATGCCCAGGGTCGCCAGTTTGACCCGCAACGCTTCGCGCAGCGGCAGGTAACCGGCGGCTACGCCGTATTCGCCCATGCGCAGGGACGTTGCGCGCAGGGTGCCGCGCACGGCTTTGAGCAGTTCGTCCGCCGGTAGCCACGATGAAGGCAGAAAACCGGCACCGGGGCGCAGCGAGCCGTTGTCCTGCAGCACCGCGCGGCGGACCACGCTGAGGGTGTCTTGAGGTTGCAGGTCCGGGCCGGCATCGGTCTTGAGCGTGGCGCTGGAGCGGTGCACGTAATGCCCCGACCCCTGGCGTGAAACCACCAGACCCTTGGCGCGCAAGCGGTCCAGCGCATCCACCACGGTGGACTTGCCCACGTTCATCAACTCGGAAAGTTCGCGAATCGGCGGCAGCCGCGAGCCGTGAGGCAGCCCGCCCTGGCTGATCGCTACCGACAATTGATCGACAATCTGCTGGACCAGCGGCACACCCGGCTGGAACTCGATGGCGGCGATCACTGCACGCTGAACCTGCATTTTACTGGTCTCTCCGGCAGTAAAGTTCGTTTGATTCTATACGAACTTGCTCTGATGAAATCAAGCGACTCTCTCTACCATCACCTTACAGACTTTCCTGATTGTTCGCGCTGAACGCCTGAACAATCGCTGGTTCCAGAGGTGTTGCATGAGTGTTCAAACAACGGTCGCCGTCGCTAAACCGGTGATCAATATTCGCCTGTTCACGATCCGGATCATCACCGCCGTGTCGCTGTTTGCCGTGCTGGGCAAGGCCAACGTCTGGCTCGACACCGCCACCAACAGCATCCTCGCCCTCGGTTATCGGGCGTTGCTGTTGCTGCTGCCGCTGACGTTATTGGTGCTGGGCCGTCGCTCCCTGAGCGTCACGTTGTTGTGCGCCGCCCTCGGGTTGGTGTTGCTGGCGGTCACCAGCAACCAGGGCATGGTGATGTTCGCCGCCGCGCTGTTCGCCTACGGTATCGCGATTGCCGGTTACCTGATCAAGAGCGAAGCCGCCCAGACCAAGGAGGGCGCGGCCTACAACCGCGTCGCCATGAACATGGGCAGTCTGGTGGCGGGGTTGATCCTGCTCTCGCCGCTGCTGACCCCGACCCTGTTTTTCCTCGGCGCAGCGGGCTTCGTCCTGCTGTGCCTGCCCATCGCCATGGGCGCGACCTTCACCTCCCAACCGGTGGTTGCCAGCCCGGTCACTCATGACGGCAGCGGCTGGCGCAACAAACTGCCATGGGTGATCGCCGGCATCATCATGGGCATCAAGCTGTTCGGCGTGTTCTCGATCCTGCCCCAGGCAATCCTGCTCGAAACCGGCGAACTGCCGGCCTGGTATGGGCTGATGCTGATCCTCAACAGCGCCGTGGTGGTCTTCGCCCAGGTGCCGGTGATGAAACTGATCGAGCGCACCGGGCGCTTCAAAGTGGTCGCTGTCATCGGGATCATCATCGGCGGCTTCGCGGTGCTCTCGTCGCCGGGCGCATTCCACGTCGAAACCCTCGTGGGCGCGTTGATCTGGGTCGCGCTGCTGTCCATCGCCGAGTGTGCGTTCAGCTACCTCGATTACTTCTCCGTCAAACAAAACAACATGTTCGTCAAGGAAGTGTCCCTGGGCGTCGGTGCCGGCCTGACGGTGCTGATCATGCGGGTCATGCCGCCGCCCTATAGCGCCCTGGTACTGGCTGCCATCGGCGCGGGAGGCATCCTCGCCTGGTACTGGCTCAACCGTAGATCCAACGCGTCGCTGCACGACTGAGTCACCGCGTTTGCGTTTTTTACTCCACAGGTCGGAGGCTTCATGAATACGACGTCATGCGTAGTGGTGGTCGGGTACAACGGCAATCGGGTTCACGACATCCAGAAACTGCGCGAACTCTGCAAAACGCTCTACAACGCCCGGTTGATCCTGCTGGTCGAGAAGATTCAGCCCGATGACGACCAGGTGGCCGATCACGTCTGCAGCACGTCGCTGGCGCCGGAAGACGTCACCGAATCCCTGGAACTGGTGGCGGGTTGCTTGAGTGCCGATCACTGGAAACTGATCGGCGTGCTGCCGTTTTCCGACCGTGGCGTGCTGCTCGGCGCGGCGCTGGCGAGTCATTACGGCTTGCCCGGCATCACCCCGGCCGAGGCGCGTGCGGGGTTGGACAAACAAATCTTTCGCAAGCTGGAAGCGGCGGCCGAGCGTTCGCCGGAAGATTATCGTCCGGTGTTTTCCGTGCGCATCGAAACCCTTGCCGAGCTGCGTCAGCGGGTCGTCGAACTGGGCGGCAAAGCCTTCATCAAACCTGCCTGCGAAGGCGCAAGCAGGGGCTGCCGGGTCATCCATCATCCGTCCGAATGCGACGAGGCGTGGCAGGCACTCAAGCCGTATCGCGAGGGTGGCATCGTCCTTGAAGAACTGATTCAGAACGCCCGGGAATACAGCTGGGATTACGTTGCGGGCAGCACGTGGGTCACGGAGAAAACCACCACGGAAGGCGCCTATCGCGCAGAAATCCAGCAAGTGGTGCCAGCACCGCTGGCGGCAGACGTGCAAGCCCGACTGGCGGCTGCCGGTCGACACATGTCCGGGTTGGTCTCGCAGGCTAACGGCGCGTACCACAACGAGGTGTTCCTGCGCAGCGACGGCCTGACGTCGGCGGTGGAAACCAACATGCGCCCCGGCGGCATGCACATCTGGGACCTGGCCCGCCTGGCGTTCGTCGATTTCGATCCGTGGGAGCGCTGGGTCAGGTGGGCGGTGGAAGGCAAGACCGACCCGCGCGATCCCGTCGCTCGGGGCTATTGCGGCATCCGTCTAGTCCGGGCACCGGCCGGCGGACTGCTGCGCTACGTGCCGGACATCGAGTCCCTGGCCCGGGACCTGAACATCGAGCTGGTAGAAGCCGTTTACACCAAACGCCTCAGTGATTCGGTCACCGCACTGGTGAAGGACAACACTTCGTTTATCGGCCACATCGTGTTGTTCAGCGAAGACTACGCACAGCTCAGCGACAACCTGCTGCGCCTGGCTGACGCGATCGAATCACGTGTCGAGGTCACAAGCCTGGCGGCCCCGGCGAGAGCCGCGGGTTGAGTCTCCCGGACCTGCGTTTTGGTATTTTTGAGTTGAGAGGATTGTTTCAATGATCGAGCAAAAAATGACCTGTGATGAGCGCTTTATAGCCCTGGCGAAAGAGCTGGACTATGACATCTACGGCGAAAACACCGCGGGTGGTCATTACGCGCCGCTGATTCGGCATCACGATGAGCTCTATCTCAGCGGCCTGGTACCGCGCATGACCGGCGAAATCCGCTACCCCGGCAGGGTAGGGCTGGAGCTCAGCCTGGCCGATGCACAAGCAGCCGCCAGTATCAGCGCCATGCGCGGGCTGGCCTTGATCGTTGATGCCATCGGCTCGCTGGACAAAATAAAGTCGCTGATACGTATCACGGTTTACGTGAAGTCCACGGCGGACTTTGTTGACCTCAGCGAAGTTGCCAACGGTGCATCGGATGTCTTCAGTCATGTGCTGGGCGATGCGGGCAAACATACTCGAACCACTGTCGGCGTTTATCAGTTACCGAAAAATGCCGCCGTAGAAGTTGACATGATTGTGGCGCTTCGACCTTCGGTTTTGTGAGTGTTAGTGCAGTGGCTTTACAGTGATCAATTGTTCGCCTAGTGTCTGGTCACTTAAGTCGCTCATAACTCGGTGTTTACGGATGAATAACATTCAAGGTGGTTTTTTCTCATATAAGGACTTTCGCCAGAGTTTAACCCGTCCACCGGTGAGTGCACGGGTGTGGAAGGGCGATGAACTTACCGATATGCGCCAGAGCCTTGCGGCCAGCGAGGTCGATATTGTCGCGCTGGCTCACCATGACAGCAGCGAAGGTTGCAAGTTGACGCCAGGGATGGCGGTGTCGATGCAATGGTTGAACCCCGGCACCGAACTGAACGGTCATGCCCATTCGTGGTGGCACCTGTTCATCATTCAGTCCGGCAGCGGCACCTTGACCCTGGGCGATGCCGATGCAGTGAACATCAGCCCCGGCGACGTGTTGCTGGTACCGGCCTGGACCCGGCACGGCTTCGTCAACACCAGCGTCACTGAGCCGCTGGCCATGCTGAACATGAGCAACATGCCCCAGATGGCGTTGCTCTCCAATGCTGCAGACGCCACGGTCTGACACGCTCGATCTTCACCGTCGTCACCCACAGGGAGTCCGCATGCGCAGGCTCCCTTTTTCATTTCTGCTACCTAGGCAGGCCATGGCTGTTTTGACTTTCTGTATCCGTAGAAACAGATAATTTCTGTATCTGTTCAGCACCTGAGCAACTAACTACGATCGATTCCAATGCAACGGATTATTGTGGTTAGTGCAAGGGAGCGTTCTATGGATAGTACGAAGCTGAAACTGTATGTTGGCGCAGATTTTGTCAGTGCTTTTGCAATGTCGGCATTTGTAGCGCTGAAAGAAAAGCAACTTTCATTTGAACTTGTTAAGGTTGATTTAAAGGCGCGTGATAACTACCTGGCGAGTTATCGTGATGTATCGCTGACCTGCAAGATTCCCACGCTGGTTCATGACGGTTTTGCACTGTCGGAATCTTCGGCCATTGCCGAATACCTGGAAGAGATAGCGCCGGGGCATAAAAAACTGTTCCCGCTCGACATCAAGCAGCGCGCTCGCGCCCGTCAACTCCAGGCCTGGTTGCGCAGTGATTTGTTGGTGATTCGCAAAGAGCGCCCGGCGGACCTCATCTACTTCGGCAAGAAAGAAACCCCGTTGTCGGACGACGCCCAGGCCGCTGTCGCAAGGCTGTTCTTCGTCGCGGATCGGTTGCTGGAGGAGGGGGCCGATCACCTGTTCGGTGACTGGAGCATTGCCGACACCGACCTGGCAATCATGCTCAATCGACTGCTCGCCAATGGCGACCGCGTTCCTCAGCGGCTCGCGGCCTATGTGCGTCGGCAGTGGGATCGCGACAGCGTTCGGGCATGGATGGACATAGAGCGCGCAGCGCCGGCCATCCAGTAACTAACGCCAGGCAATCACCAGGAGCGCTGCCATGCAGGGACCGTCGGAGCTGGAAAGATACAAACCCTACAACTCACGCACCATTCGCGACACGCTGTACTGGCAGAAGCTGACGCCAGCGTTGCAGGAAGCCATGACCGTGGTGGCCCGTGTCATGCCGTTTCGCACCAATGAATATGTGCTGGGCACGTTGATCGACTGGAACAACATTCCGGACGATCCGATTTTTCGCATGACCTTTCCCCACAAGGACATGCTGCTGCCGGACGAATACGCGTCGCTCAAGCAACTGATCGAACGGGATGACGCCGTCGCCATCAAGCGGCGGATCGAGGCGATCTGGTTGCGCATGAACCCGCATCCGGCCGGTCAGCTGACGCACAACGGCGCGACCCTCGACGGAAAAGTCCTGCCGGGCATTCAGCACAAGTACCGCGAGACCGTGCTGTTTTTCCCCGGTGCCGGTCAGACGTGTCACGCCTACTGCACGTTCTGTTTTCGCTGGGCGCAGTTCATCGGCGAAGAGGAGCTCAAGTTCAACGCGCGTGAGTCCCAGGAGCTGGTGAATTACTTGCGGGTGCACACTGAAGTGACGGATGTGCTGATCACCGGTGGCGATCCGATGATCATGAACACCCGTTCGCTGGCCGGTTACATCGAGCCGCTGCTGGCGCTGCCGCACCTCAAAAGCATCCGCATCGGCACCAAGTCCGTGGCGTATTGGCCACAGAGGTTTGTCAGCGACAAGGATGCGCCGCAGCTGCTGGATCTGTTCAAGCGCATCGTCGCTGCCGGGAAAAACCTGTCGGTCATGGGGCACTACAACCACCCGGTCGAGATTCGCCAGGACATTGCTCGGCAGGCTGTCGAACGCATTCGTTCCACCGGCGCGACGTTGCGCATGCAGGCGCCGGTGATCCGCCACATCAACGAGAACCCCGGCGATTGGGCCGAATTGTGGACTGAAGGCGTGCGGCTGGGAGCGGTGCCTTATTACATGTTCGTCGAGCGCGATACCGGGCCCAGCCACTATTTTGCGATGCCGCTGGCGCGGGCGTTCGAGATCTTCCAGGCGGCCTACCGCACGGTGTCCGGGCTGGCGCGCACCGTGCGCGGGCCGTCCATGAGCACCTTCTACGGCAAGGTGTTGATCAACGGCATCGAGACCGTGGCCGGGGAGAAAGTCTTCGTGCTGCAGTTTCTCCAGGCTCGGGACCCGCAATGGGTATTGCGCACGTTCTATGCGCGCTTTGATCCGAACGCGACCTGGTTCGATGAGTTGCGGCCAGCGTTTGGCGAACGTGCGTTCTTCTTTCAGCCAGAGCCTGCGGCAGTGCCCGAATTGATACCGGTCCTGCTCGAAACGGCGTAGGACGATTCATCAGGAGATAAGGATATGAGCAGTATTCCGTTTGATCAGCGAGAAGGTTTTATCTGGCTCGACGGCGAGTTCGTCGAGTGGTCCCAGGCGCGACTGCATGTGCTGAGTCACGGCCTGCATTACGCGAGTACGGTGTACGAAGGGGAGCGAGTCTACAACGGCAAGATCTTCAAGCTGCGCGAACACAGCGAGCGGCTGTATCGCTCGGCACAGTTGATGGATTTCGCGATTCCCTATGAGCTGGCCGAACTGGAAGCGGCCAGTCATGAACTGCTGCAACGCAACAACGTCGTGGACGGCTATCTGCGGCCGGTGGCGTGGCGCGGCAGTGAAATGATCTCGACCTCGGCTCGTTTCAACCGCGTGCACGTGGCGATCGCCTGCTGGCAATGGCCGAGTTACTTCGACCCGGCGGGGCACATGGGCGGCATTCGCTTGAAGACCGCGCAATGGCGGCGTCCGCCACCCAGCAGCAGCCCGTTCGAAGCCAAGGCGTCCGGGCATTACCAGATCGCCACGCTCAGCAAACACGATGCGGAAAACAACGGTTTTCACGACGCGTTGATGCTCGACTGGCGCGGCCACGTCGCCGAAGCCACCAGCGCCAACGTGTTCTTCGTCAAGGACCGGACGCTGCACACGCCGCTACCCGATTGCTTCCTCAATGGCATCACCCGCCAGACCGTTATCGAGTTGGCCGGGGAGCTGGATTACCAGGTGGTCGAGCGCACGATTCTTCCCACAGAGCTTGGCGATTTCGATGAGTGTTTTCTGACGGGGACCGCCGCCGAAATCACCCCCGTACAGAGCATCGACGAGCAGCGCTACCGACCAGGCAACGCCTGCCGCGAATTCATTGCCGCTTACACCTCAACCGTTAACGCCTGATAAACCGCCAGGAACTTCACCATGTCAGATCAAGGGATTGTTGCGTCTACACCTTACGTTTCACTGGGCCACCGCCATGACGAATTGTCGTCCCGCGGCTGGACGGTACTGACCCCGGCCGAATTTGCCTACGATGTCGTCGGCACATTGCAGGCGTTCGGTCAGATCATTCCGCAATTCAACGGGCAGACGGCCTTCGCCATTACCCGCAAACCGGGGTACGAAGCGTTGCCGTACTCCCAGAGCATGAACGGCATCGGCCCGCACACCGAAGCGCCGGTCTACGGCCCACCGCCGCGTTATCTGGCGCTGCATTGTCATCATCA contains:
- the cyoB gene encoding cytochrome o ubiquinol oxidase subunit I; its protein translation is MFGKLSWEAVPFHEPIVMVTIAMIALGGLALFAAITYFKKWTYLWTEWLTSVDHKKIGVMYIIVAMVMLLRGFADAIMMRTQLAMATEGSPGYLPPEHYDQIFTAHGVIMIIFMAMPFFTGLMNLAVPLQIGARDVAYPFLNSLSFWLLVSGVVLINLSLGVGEFAKTGWVAYPPLSGLQYSPGVGMDYYIWALQLSGLGTTLTGVNFLATVLKMRTPGMKLMDMPIFTWTCTWANVLIVASFPILTATLALLTLDRYMDFHIFTNELGGNPMMYVNLFWAWGHPEVYILILPAFGIFSEVISTFSGKRLFGHHSMIYASGAISILGFMVWLHHFFTMGSGASVNAFFGLATMLISIPTGVKLFNWLFTIYQGRLRFTSQVLWTLGFMVTFAIGGMTGVLLAIPGADFVLHNSLFVIAHFHNVIIGGAVFGYIAGFGFYFPKAFGFKLHEGWGKAAFWFWITGFFVAFMPLYVLGFMGMTRRLNATTNPEWVPYLYVAMFGAVMIAVGIACQLIQLYVSVRDRNKPENMCEHGDPWNAHTLEWSTSSPPPFYNFAVLPKAETIDPFTEAKENGTAYKAPAKYEPIHMPNNTATGVVMGALLTVFGFAMIWHIWWLAAFGLIGTVVYFVIHAARDDQGYMVPVDVIERIEAEQHKRLVAAGKVPATATRVETSLEQA
- a CDS encoding cytochrome o ubiquinol oxidase subunit III, whose protein sequence is MSNLVTNAGHTHVDGHGHDDHHHDSGEMTVFGFWLYLMTDCILFASIFAAYAVLVNNVAGGPSGHDIFELPYVLGETALLLFSSITYGFAMLALFKGKKNQVLGWLAMTFLFGAGFIGMEINEFHVLISEGFGPSRSGFLSGFFTLVGTHGLHVTSGLIWMAIMMYQVQKNGLTATNKTRLSCLSLFWHFLDVVWICVFTVVYLMGTM
- the cyoD gene encoding cytochrome o ubiquinol oxidase subunit IV; its protein translation is MANAHSHDSHDAGHGSVKSYAIGFILSVILTVIPFGLVMYPSLPKALTLWIVLAFAVIQVLVHLVYFLHLDRSAAQRNNVIAFVFAAIVIVLLVGLSLWIMFSIHTNMMAH
- the cyoE gene encoding heme o synthase codes for the protein MSLKHFIQITKPGIIFGNVLSVAGGFFLASKGHVDLAIFLAAMIGTSLVVASGCVFNNCIDRDIDIKMERTKNRALVQGFVSLKLALAFATVLGVAGVALLYKVANPLAALFAVIGFVIYVGFYSLYLKRKSVHGTLVGSLSGAMPPVIGYVAVSNTFDMAALTLLVMFSLWQMPHSYAIAIFRFNDYLAASIPVLPVKRGIQVAKKHILIYILAFLVATLMLTFSGYAGMSYLAVAAAMGMYWLYMAWTGYKAVDDTVWARKLFVFSIFTITALSVMMSLDFKVPTELLLTYAP
- a CDS encoding DUF6036 family nucleotidyltransferase — translated: MAVQDAITPSVNTSKALGQALISMFKSLEAELVLEGAESGAVKIIVFGGCAVHLYTNHRFSTDVDAEIYEANVPEALHLQTMLAQIPEQFVDEQSGRLMELNYDLQYNTSFGPIHEDYWERSLPLTEFPIESPLYVHIAAPVDIAISKLGRATEQDVSDIRALLRSGFILSADFHRLALQAIDVYVGNKEPPTSVLTQILEDYLENTDEEFV
- a CDS encoding aminotransferase-like domain-containing protein; protein product: MQVQRAVIAAIEFQPGVPLVQQIVDQLSVAISQGGLPHGSRLPPIRELSELMNVGKSTVVDALDRLRAKGLVVSRQGSGHYVHRSSATLKTDAGPDLQPQDTLSVVRRAVLQDNGSLRPGAGFLPSSWLPADELLKAVRGTLRATSLRMGEYGVAAGYLPLREALRVKLATLGIEVPVDQIITTANTVQAIDMLMRLLVKPGDTVLLDDPCYFTMHTNLALHGARVITIPRGADGMDLDAFEQLLIVHRPVLYMTNNTLHNPTGHSFSPAQVYRLLELSHRYGFHILEDDLYCDMQQRTTPRLAAGGLDNVSYVSGFSKTLTANSRVSYAVLSPQLAARMVTLKMACGGMTSELAEQIICTMLSDGSYAKHTRRTVDRLYEASSRVSSWLMEAGCSVSSLPHEGLFIWTRLPEGHHAETLARKGLDIDLVLAPGTLLSKAADASHFLRFNVAHSDNVQVRERFFRLLDTPSE